A genomic window from Bacteroidota bacterium includes:
- a CDS encoding YjgP/YjgQ family permease — MFFMLKKIDIYIIKKFIGTFFFAIILIISIAIVFDITERIDDFIEKEAPLSEIIFDYYMNFVPYFVNLYSALFTFIAVIFFTSKMAYNTEIIAILSSGVSFLRLMLPYLLSAIIIALFSFILNSYIIPPANKNRLEFAEKYLKNPYRNYDKHIHKQILPGVYMYMESYSTTTHTGQLFSLEKFEDKKLVSKLTSDYIKWNKETKKWDIYNYFIRHIDGLDERFEKGKKIDTSLTVKPKDFSSRLNIVETMNIHELNSFIEQQKVRGASNIESYLIEKYNRIAYPFSTFILTLIGVTIASRKVKGGIGLHIGLGIAISFSYILFMRFSSQFAINGSLNPLVAVWLPNIIFVFVGYISYRIAPK, encoded by the coding sequence ATCTTTTTTATGTTAAAAAAAATAGACATTTATATAATTAAAAAATTTATTGGGACATTCTTTTTCGCAATAATTTTAATAATCAGCATCGCCATTGTTTTTGATATCACTGAACGAATTGATGATTTTATAGAAAAAGAAGCTCCATTGTCTGAAATCATTTTTGATTATTACATGAATTTTGTGCCCTACTTTGTGAATTTGTACAGTGCTCTATTTACTTTTATTGCAGTAATTTTTTTCACATCGAAAATGGCATACAATACCGAGATTATTGCAATTTTAAGCAGTGGTGTAAGCTTTCTGCGATTAATGCTTCCATATTTGCTTTCGGCAATTATTATTGCATTGTTTTCTTTTATTTTGAATAGCTATATTATTCCTCCTGCAAATAAAAACAGGCTCGAATTTGCTGAAAAATATTTGAAAAATCCGTACCGAAACTACGATAAGCATATTCACAAACAAATCTTGCCTGGTGTTTATATGTATATGGAAAGTTACAGCACTACTACTCACACCGGGCAACTTTTTTCGCTCGAAAAATTTGAAGATAAAAAATTAGTTTCAAAACTTACTTCCGACTATATAAAATGGAATAAGGAAACAAAAAAATGGGATATTTATAATTACTTTATCAGGCATATTGATGGCTTAGATGAGCGTTTTGAAAAAGGGAAAAAAATTGACACAAGCCTTACGGTTAAACCAAAAGATTTCAGCAGCCGGCTCAACATTGTTGAAACAATGAACATTCACGAGCTGAACAGTTTTATTGAACAACAAAAAGTGCGAGGTGCAAGCAATATTGAAAGTTATTTGATTGAAAAATATAATAGAATTGCTTACCCTTTTTCTACATTTATTTTGACCTTAATAGGCGTAACTATTGCATCAAGAAAAGTGAAAGGAGGTATTGGACTACACATCGGTTTAGGAATTGCAATAAGTTTTAGCTACATTTTATTTATGAGGTTTTCGTCTCAATTTGCTATAAATGGCAGCCTTAATCCGCTTGTTGCTGTTTGGCTACCAAATATAATATTTGTTTTTGTAGGATATATTTCTTATCGAATTGCTCCGAAATAG
- a CDS encoding DUF721 domain-containing protein — protein sequence MRRNNTVAVKSIVEEILQKNKLDNKLKEVRLIKNWEFIVGKIVANATTNLYIKNRCLFIHLSSSVVRSELQMLQTTVIEAVNKYAGEKIVEKVVLR from the coding sequence ATGAGAAGAAACAATACAGTAGCTGTAAAATCAATTGTTGAAGAAATACTTCAAAAAAACAAATTAGATAATAAACTGAAAGAAGTTAGGCTAATTAAAAATTGGGAATTTATAGTTGGAAAAATTGTTGCAAATGCTACTACAAATCTATATATAAAAAATCGTTGTCTTTTTATTCATCTCAGTTCATCGGTTGTTAGGAGCGAACTTCAAATGTTGCAGACAACTGTAATTGAGGCTGTAAACAAATATGCCGGAGAAAAAATTGTTGAAAAAGTTGTTTTACGTTGA